In a single window of the Zea mays cultivar B73 chromosome 5, Zm-B73-REFERENCE-NAM-5.0, whole genome shotgun sequence genome:
- the LOC100127010 gene encoding leucoanthocyanidin dioxygenase, whose product MESSPLLQLPAARVEALSLSGLSAIPPEYVRPADERAGLGDAFDLARTHANDHTAPRIPVVDISPFLDSSSQQQQRDECVEAVRAAAADWGVMHIAGHGIPAELMDRLRAAGTAFFALPVQDKEAYANDPAAGRLQGYGSRLATNTCGQREWEDYLFHLVHPDGLADHALWPAYPPDYIAATRDFGRRTRDLASTLLAILSMGLLGTDRGDALEKALTTTTTRTAADDDLLLQLKINYYPRCPQPELAVGVEAHTDVSALSFILHNGVPGLQVLHGARWVTARHEPGTIIVHVGDALEILSNGRYTSVLHRGLVNREAVRISWVVFCEPPPDSVLLHPLPELVTEGHPARFTPRTFKQHLDRKLFKKKQQHKAKAEEEDGGNGDHHRHEPPPQTN is encoded by the coding sequence ATggagtcgtcgccgctgctgcagCTGCCGGCGGCACGCGTGGAGGCTCTGAGCCTCAGCGGCCTCTCCGCCATCCCGCCCGAGTACGTCCgccccgccgacgagcgagccggCCTCGGGGATGCCTTCGACCTGGCGCGCACCCATGCCAACGACCACACCGCGCCGAGGATCCCCGTCGTCGACATCTCCCCGTTCCTCGACAGCAGCAGCCAGCAGCAGCAGCGGGACGAATGCGTGGAGGCCGTgcgtgccgccgccgccgactGGGGCGTCATGCACATCGCCGGCCACGGCATCCCCGCCGAGCTCATGGACCGCCTGCGCGCCGCAGGAACCGCCTTCTTCGCCCTCCCCGTCCAGGACAAGGAGGCCTACGCCAACGACCCCGCCGCCGGCCGCCTGCAGGGCTACGGCAGCCGCCTCGCCACCAACACCTGCGGGCAGCGCGAGTGGGAGGACTACCTCTTCCACCTTGTGCACCCCGACGGGCTCGCCGACCACGCGCTCTGGCCTGCGTACCCGCCCGACTACATCGCCGCCACCCGCGACTTCGGCCGCCGAACGCGGGACCTGGCCTCCACGCTGCTCGCCATCCTCTCCATGGGCCTCCTTGGCACAGACCGTGGCGACGCGCTAGAGAAGGCgctcaccaccaccaccaccaggacAGCAGCTGACGACGACCTCCTCCTGCAGCTCAAGATCAactactacccgaggtgcccgCAGCCGGAGCTGGCCGTCGGCGTGGAGGCCCACACGGACGTCAGCGCCCTCTCCTTCATCCTCCACAACGGCGTGCCGGGCCTGCAGGTGCTCCACGGCGCCCGCTGGGTGACGGCGCGCCACGAGCCGGGCACCATCATCGTCCACGTGGGGGACGCCCTGGAGATCCTCAGCAACGGCCGCTACACCAGCGTCCTCCACCGCGGCCTCGTCAACCGGGAGGCCGTGCGCATCTCCTGGGTCGTCTTCTGCGAGCCGCCACCAGACTCCGTGCTGCTGCACCCGCTGCCGGAGCTTGTCACGGAAGGCCACCCCGCAAGGTTCACGCCGCGCACATTCAAGCAGCACCTGGATCGCAAGCTTTTCAAGAAGAAACAGCAGCACAAAGCAAAAGCAGAGGAAGAGGATGGCGGCAATGGTGACCACCACCGCCACGAGCCGCCGCCGCAGACCAACTGA
- the LOC111589308 gene encoding uncharacterized protein, whose amino-acid sequence MERVNPKLVPTNLDIGITVMFPIFCQCPAAADNATALITTKLQQYTSLDDVSADALLRLTRPMEWERTTKPAMAHQPLSTIWLGTTPKGASTSQRQLSSGTRMPACRGGASKNGAHKLFDEMPSSNWRSPGRFLDVNICLIKCYMQQLFVGLQHCHERGILHQDIKGSNLLIDYPDMLGDFGLNNYGAGHRQPLTSRVVTLWYRTPVLLLNSTSYGVGFDLWSAGCLNEIFFGKPLMPGSGEMYQLLKIFKLCGSPPDMVELQQHINNGHAVLGAHRVFEELSSHVIATCNNGVGSTMQDLAHAIGNTEVWPIPWPSFSFSPIGLAPLLALESIAVVGGRCVLQKSAKFKIIYRLSSVLAWFVGSGDQELRWLSSYLFMHYGNSWKLVVYDGQGHILVTMLSSISIREVGSFRCVLKFIWVLFWSWVS is encoded by the coding sequence ATGGAGCGCGTGAACCCCAAACTGGTGCCCACCAACCTCGACATCGGCATCACGGTCATGTTCCCTATCTTCTGCCAGTGCCCGGCCGCCGCCGACAACGCCACCGCGCTCATCACCACCAAGCTTCAGCAATACACGTCACTCGATGACGTTTCTGCGGACGCGCTTTTGCGCCTCACCCGCCCGATGGAGTGGGAGAGGACAACTAAGCCGGCTATGGCGCACCAACCGTTAAGCACGATCTGGCTAGGCACGACGCCGAAGGGGGCAAGCACCTCGCAGAGGCAGCTGAGTAGTGGGACGCGCATGCCAGCCTGTAGAGGAGGAGCATCGAAGAATGGTGCTCACAAGTTGTTCGATGAAATGCCCTCAAGCAACTGGAGGTCACCAGGCCGCTTCCTCGACGTCAATATATGCCTGATCAAGTGCTACATGCAGCAGCTGTTcgtggggctgcagcactgccaTGAGCGGGGCATCCTTCACCAGGACATCAAGGGCTCCAATCTGCTGATCGACTACCCCGACATGCTCGGTGACTTCGGCCTCAACAACTACGGCGCTGGGCACCGACAACCGCTCACCAGCCGCGTCGTCACGCTCTGGTACCGCACACCTGTGCTGCTGCTGAACTCCACCAGCTACGGCGTCGGCTTCGACCTCTGGAGCGCGGGTTGCCTCAACGAGATCTTCTTCGGCAAGCCCCTCATGCCCGGCAGTGGCGAGATGTACCAGCTACTGAAGATCTTCAAGCTGTGCGGGTCACCTCCGGATATGGTCGAACTCCAACAGCACATCAACAATGGTCACGCGGTTCTAGGTGCCCACCGTGTGTTCGAGGAATTGTCATCACATGTTATTGCCACCTGCAACAATGGTGTTGGCTCGACGATGCAAGACCTGGCACATGCTATCGGTAATACTGAAGTGTGGCCAATACCATGGCCATCTTTCAGTTTCTCTCCAATTGGATTGGCTCCACTATTAGCATTGGAATCAATTGCAGTGGTAGGTGGAAGGTGCGTGCTTCAGAAGAGTGCAAAATTCAAAATTATCTATAGGCTGAGTAGTGTGTTGGCTTGGTTTGTTGGTTCTGGTGACCAGGAACTTAGATGGTTGTCTAGTTATCTATTCATGCATTATGGTAATTCCTGGAAGTTAGTTGTGTATGATGGCCAAGGGCACATATTGGTGACAATGTTGAGCTCAATTTCTATTCGAGAAGTGGGTTCCTTTAGATGTGTGCTGAAATTCATATGGGTCCTATTCTGGTCGTGGGTGTCCTAG